In Chitinophagales bacterium, the sequence TATTATTGACCAAAGAAACCACGGTCATTCTCCCCATACTGATGAATTTAGCTACGAAATAATGGCTGATGATTTATTGGAGTTTTGCCGACAACAACAGTTAGAAAAAATAAACTTAATAGGGCACAGCATGGGCGGTAAAACAGCTATGCTTTTTGCACACCGGCACCCCGAAATGATAGATAAACTTATTATAGCAGATATAGCTCCCGTAAAATACAAACCCGGACATAATGCTATTTTTGAAGCATTGTTAAATGCCAATATTGCTACAGCAGGCACAAGAGATGAGGTAGAACAACAACTGGCTAAAACCATAAAAGAGTACAGCGTTAGGCAGTTTTTAATGAAGGGGCTAACAAGAGGAGAAAACAATGAGTTTGAATGGCGATTTAATATTCCTTCGCTGGTAAAAAACTACCCTTTAATATTAGATACTTTCAGATTAAAGCTTCCTTATTTTAGTAGTGTTTTGTTTATACGTGGCAGTAAATCTGACTATATAAATAAGAAAAGCATACAAGCCATAGAAGAATATTTTCCTAATTATGAGCTGGCAACTATAGAAGGAGCAGGGCACTGGCTACATGCCGAAAAACCTAAAGAATTTTTACAAATTTGTTTAAGATTTTTAGAAGGGTAGGTAAAAGTATAACACTATTCCCTCAAATTTATATTTTATTCAGTCTGTTTTTCAAGTATGTATTCGTTTATTGTTTTTCCGTTTAGTTCATTTTCATAAATAGTATCGCCAGCCTCTATTCCATTTCCGGCAGGTATAACTACTTCTCTATAAA encodes:
- a CDS encoding alpha/beta fold hydrolase produces the protein MQLNFKTYGEGVPLVILHGLLGSLDNWNTLAKKFAENHFQVFIIDQRNHGHSPHTDEFSYEIMADDLLEFCRQQQLEKINLIGHSMGGKTAMLFAHRHPEMIDKLIIADIAPVKYKPGHNAIFEALLNANIATAGTRDEVEQQLAKTIKEYSVRQFLMKGLTRGENNEFEWRFNIPSLVKNYPLILDTFRLKLPYFSSVLFIRGSKSDYINKKSIQAIEEYFPNYELATIEGAGHWLHAEKPKEFLQICLRFLEG